The Hyphomicrobium sp. MC1 genome window below encodes:
- a CDS encoding nucleoside deaminase, with translation MHRRTVLKGGVTLVASTIALSREAGARMAPVLPQDGTFMKIALQEAAEAAFPFGAVIVKNGEVLARGHNRTGIDHDPTAHGEMVAIRTFLATHGPEELKGSTLYTSGEPCCMCMGAIIWCGIGRLVYAASVEQIASKLEQIDISSEYVASKAPFAPIDIAGGVLANEAMRLFK, from the coding sequence ATGCATCGGCGAACGGTTCTCAAAGGCGGGGTAACGCTCGTCGCTTCGACGATCGCGCTCTCGCGTGAAGCGGGCGCGCGCATGGCCCCGGTCCTGCCGCAGGATGGGACATTCATGAAGATTGCGCTGCAGGAAGCTGCCGAGGCTGCCTTCCCGTTCGGCGCTGTCATCGTCAAAAATGGCGAGGTCCTGGCCCGCGGTCACAACCGAACAGGCATCGATCATGATCCGACGGCGCATGGGGAAATGGTTGCCATTCGGACCTTTCTTGCCACGCATGGACCAGAGGAATTGAAGGGCAGCACCCTTTATACCTCGGGCGAACCGTGCTGCATGTGCATGGGGGCGATCATCTGGTGCGGGATCGGGCGCCTCGTCTACGCGGCATCCGTCGAACAGATTGCGAGCAAGCTTGAACAGATCGACATTTCGTCAGAGTATGTGGCGTCGAAAGCGCCGTTCGCACCGATCGATATTGCGGGTGGTGTGCTCGCGAATGAGGCCATGCGCCTCTTCAAGTGA
- a CDS encoding Lrp/AsnC family transcriptional regulator produces the protein MKRNMTTPDYLRLVASLDDIDRRIVSLLQADGRMPFSHIAREIGVTEKTARSRVLDLIEQRVMQITAVTNPALLGYGASALLGLTTHPDQPATKIAQELQKIPSIDYVVVATSRYSIFAEVLCKDRSALQSTIENEVGKIPGIRSIEAMPYLSFHYQLAHFAAVKNKVVAEAGVRPRAIDAIDERIIRSLSEDGRKPFLQIADELDISEGQVRLRFKQLTDTGTVNVIALINPMSLEFRSMAWVAINVAAGHRATDVADALTRLANTTYVVICAGRFDILSEFICQTDRELLDVIERDVRPLTGIANLEISIYSELYYKRLTPIRDEAG, from the coding sequence ATGAAGCGAAACATGACGACGCCGGATTATCTCCGGCTCGTCGCGTCACTTGACGATATCGATCGACGGATCGTTTCGTTGTTGCAGGCCGATGGGCGGATGCCGTTCTCACACATTGCTCGTGAGATTGGCGTGACCGAGAAAACTGCGCGCAGCCGGGTGCTTGATCTTATAGAGCAGCGCGTCATGCAAATCACCGCCGTGACCAATCCAGCGCTCCTGGGTTACGGCGCATCGGCGCTTTTGGGCCTCACGACCCACCCGGATCAGCCGGCGACTAAAATCGCGCAAGAACTTCAGAAGATTCCGAGCATCGACTATGTCGTTGTTGCGACGTCGCGCTATTCGATCTTTGCCGAAGTCCTATGCAAGGATCGTTCGGCGCTTCAATCGACGATCGAAAACGAAGTTGGTAAAATACCCGGCATCCGCTCAATCGAGGCGATGCCTTATCTGAGCTTCCACTATCAGCTCGCACATTTCGCGGCGGTGAAAAATAAGGTGGTCGCCGAGGCTGGCGTGCGTCCGCGTGCAATCGATGCGATCGACGAGCGTATCATTCGCTCTTTGAGCGAGGATGGGCGCAAGCCATTTTTGCAGATTGCCGATGAACTCGATATTTCCGAAGGGCAGGTGCGCCTGCGATTCAAACAACTGACAGATACGGGGACCGTCAATGTCATTGCGCTGATCAACCCGATGAGCCTAGAATTCCGGTCGATGGCCTGGGTCGCGATCAACGTTGCGGCGGGGCATCGGGCAACCGATGTGGCAGATGCTTTGACGCGGCTTGCGAACACCACCTACGTGGTCATTTGTGCAGGACGCTTCGATATTCTATCGGAGTTCATCTGTCAGACGGATCGCGAACTGCTCGACGTAATCGAGCGAGACGTTCGGCCTCTGACTGGCATTGCGAACCTCGAGATCTCGATCTACAGCGAACTCTATTATAAGCGACTCACCCCGATCCGAGACGAGGCGGGTTAA
- a CDS encoding c-type cytochrome, translated as MTCEQEPVNGNAGRHKFRRLAALAAIVITVSTPVVFGVAYADGRPASTVTFDDKTLAIIKSGDATRGAALAIQCKACHGHAGLSNAGLMPTLAGMNPLTIYKQLQDFKNDDRPWRDMIQISRLLSTQDMADLAAFWSAQPGLGKPPSGDANSPGAKLYNQGNADKGIPACASCHGPDGQSTGAPQLAGQQAPYIQQQLVEFASGMRHNDLDGQMRGIVGSLTPEDFRAVAAYLGTNQP; from the coding sequence ATGACGTGCGAACAGGAACCTGTGAACGGCAATGCTGGCCGGCACAAGTTCAGGCGGCTGGCCGCGTTGGCGGCGATCGTCATTACTGTGTCGACGCCGGTCGTTTTCGGTGTGGCGTATGCCGACGGTAGACCAGCGTCGACTGTTACATTCGATGACAAGACGCTGGCCATCATCAAGAGCGGGGATGCAACGCGCGGCGCGGCTCTCGCCATTCAATGCAAGGCGTGTCACGGCCACGCCGGACTGAGCAACGCTGGATTGATGCCGACGCTTGCCGGCATGAATCCGCTGACCATCTACAAGCAGCTTCAGGATTTCAAGAACGACGATCGTCCTTGGCGGGACATGATCCAGATATCGCGTCTGCTTTCCACGCAGGATATGGCGGACCTTGCCGCCTTTTGGTCGGCGCAGCCGGGTTTGGGTAAGCCGCCATCAGGCGACGCGAACAGTCCAGGCGCCAAGCTCTACAATCAGGGCAATGCGGACAAAGGGATTCCGGCGTGCGCGTCGTGTCACGGTCCGGATGGACAATCGACGGGCGCTCCGCAGCTTGCAGGCCAGCAGGCCCCCTACATCCAGCAGCAGCTCGTCGAGTTCGCGTCCGGTATGAGGCACAACGATCTCGATGGGCAGATGCGCGGCATCGTCGGTTCCCTGACGCCGGAGGATTTTCGCGCTGTCGCAGCATATCTGGGCACGAACCAGCCTTGA